Proteins encoded by one window of Paenibacillus urinalis:
- a CDS encoding TadE family protein: protein MNSSKGSSHLKGEEGSFTIEASLVFPVILLSLCVLMFFCVLLYQKSALLQYASAASERASYSWDNSHKDAKTGSYPEGETDPLYWRFADDHMIGALFGSVSGGQITTIELPGGAASDDLPMKKLSQSGAGLPVLYRGQMEYANQMLDRQVWTKLNQNMRLPMLDFLFSGDPRIQHSGKSTVVEPDEFIRNVELMRYYGARFSRMGTPGNPSEFAQILQKFAGM, encoded by the coding sequence ATGAATTCTTCTAAAGGCAGCAGCCATTTGAAAGGAGAGGAGGGGAGCTTCACAATCGAAGCTTCTCTCGTATTTCCCGTCATTCTGTTGTCGCTATGTGTGCTCATGTTTTTTTGTGTGCTGCTGTACCAGAAATCGGCACTTTTGCAGTATGCTTCAGCTGCGTCAGAGCGTGCCTCATACAGCTGGGATAACAGTCATAAGGACGCTAAGACCGGATCCTACCCGGAAGGGGAGACCGATCCGCTGTATTGGCGTTTTGCAGACGATCATATGATAGGTGCGCTCTTCGGTTCAGTAAGCGGTGGTCAGATTACAACAATAGAGCTCCCAGGAGGAGCTGCAAGTGATGATCTGCCAATGAAGAAGCTGAGTCAATCGGGGGCAGGCCTGCCTGTGTTGTACAGAGGTCAGATGGAATATGCGAATCAGATGCTGGACCGCCAAGTATGGACCAAGCTGAACCAAAATATGAGGCTGCCTATGCTCGATTTCTTATTCTCAGGTGATCCACGGATACAGCATTCTGGCAAATCCACCGTTGTAGAACCCGATGAATTCATTCGAAATGTCGAGCTTATGCGGTATTACGGAGCGAGATTTTCGAGGATGGGTACACCGGGCAACCCTTCGGAGTTCGCACAGATTTTGCAAAAATTTGCTGGGATGTGA
- a CDS encoding TadE/TadG family type IV pilus assembly protein, protein MAYTWQSRESKLQFKNDIVQRVCKDQISDDQCSDDQCSKDQSSNDQDGNDRGSIVVEASLVLPVFIFFIVFLIYFVQMTLFSTALQTAASETVKKISSHIYPVAIAIESAGSVDSGLGEVLPGDSAAEGLMPKLSLTDWVTEYAATLPDPIGSWASMAVSNGQEPLDHLQTSISEAVLDPVIKPLIQPVIEDTILEYDSLHVNGVDVPNLQNRSNPYFGIELTYELPIKVPFLNKSLRVQAGATERVWIGATNEEDKGTIGDSGTIGSVEIIAKPNPAYVAGQATIRAKITPGASANLSVFYKTGESTAQHVGWATADENGFVEWTWFVGTRTTPGTWPFVIETSDGARVEVRFDVVKRS, encoded by the coding sequence ATGGCATATACATGGCAGAGTCGGGAATCGAAGCTGCAATTCAAGAATGATATTGTCCAACGAGTTTGTAAGGATCAAATCAGTGACGATCAATGCAGTGACGATCAATGCAGTAAGGATCAAAGCAGTAACGATCAGGATGGAAATGATCGAGGCAGCATTGTTGTTGAAGCTTCTTTAGTTCTACCTGTTTTTATATTTTTTATTGTGTTCTTGATCTACTTCGTTCAGATGACATTATTCTCAACCGCATTGCAGACGGCAGCTTCCGAGACCGTCAAAAAAATATCATCACATATCTATCCTGTAGCTATCGCCATTGAATCTGCAGGCTCAGTAGATTCAGGTTTAGGAGAGGTTCTGCCCGGAGACTCAGCTGCTGAGGGACTCATGCCCAAGCTGTCATTGACGGATTGGGTGACTGAATATGCAGCCACTCTGCCTGACCCGATCGGATCATGGGCTTCCATGGCGGTTTCTAACGGACAAGAGCCGCTGGATCATCTCCAGACTTCCATATCGGAGGCGGTTCTAGATCCCGTTATTAAACCGTTAATTCAACCGGTAATTGAGGATACGATACTTGAATACGATTCTCTGCATGTGAATGGAGTAGATGTTCCTAATCTTCAGAATAGGTCCAATCCTTATTTTGGAATAGAGCTTACTTACGAATTACCGATCAAAGTTCCCTTTCTGAATAAGAGTCTGCGGGTTCAGGCCGGTGCGACGGAAAGGGTCTGGATTGGAGCTACAAACGAAGAGGATAAGGGAACAATTGGGGATAGCGGTACTATAGGCAGTGTAGAGATTATTGCCAAGCCGAATCCCGCATATGTAGCCGGTCAAGCGACGATACGTGCCAAAATAACACCGGGTGCCTCAGCTAACCTATCCGTCTTTTATAAGACAGGAGAAAGTACAGCACAGCATGTGGGCTGGGCAACTGCAGACGAGAACGGATTTGTGGAATGGACATGGTTTGTAGGAACAAGAACAACCCCTGGGACATGGCCGTTTGTGATCGAAACGAGTGACGGTGCCAGAGTTGAAGTTAGGTTTGACGTTGTCAAAAGATCATGA
- a CDS encoding A24 family peptidase: MEITYIACGGFVIAAFITDIRSMRIPNILTISSILSGLIVHLIMGGLAGFSTAAIGFGAGFGLMMILYLLGAVGAGDVKIFGGIGAWTGALFTMQVMLYSILISGAIGFLILMWRREFVFRMRRSLGFFMFGQKYKRPVYDGKAENAGVIKINSAEASLRFPFMLAVLPGAILAYIQSFYY, translated from the coding sequence ATGGAGATCACTTACATCGCTTGCGGAGGTTTTGTTATTGCCGCGTTTATAACGGATATTCGGTCTATGCGAATACCTAATATATTGACGATATCTTCAATACTGAGCGGCTTGATCGTACATCTAATCATGGGTGGCCTCGCAGGCTTTAGCACAGCAGCTATTGGCTTTGGAGCGGGCTTCGGACTCATGATGATATTGTATCTTCTAGGAGCGGTAGGGGCGGGAGATGTTAAGATTTTTGGAGGTATAGGAGCCTGGACGGGGGCCTTGTTCACAATGCAAGTCATGCTGTATTCGATCCTTATATCTGGTGCTATTGGTTTTCTCATCTTGATGTGGAGAAGAGAATTTGTGTTCAGAATGAGAAGAAGCCTCGGCTTCTTCATGTTCGGGCAGAAATATAAACGGCCCGTTTATGACGGCAAGGCGGAAAACGCTGGCGTTATAAAGATCAACAGTGCGGAGGCATCGCTTCGATTTCCCTTTATGCTTGCTGTACTTCCCGGAGCGATACTTGCTTATATACAAAGTTTTTATTACTAG
- a CDS encoding DUF6382 domain-containing protein yields the protein MKGLSRDFIHNDRVLMIVEKMGGVASSDLSQVQVNMIMHNEIPGHLRMQIRDIDGTITFSYDITGRKMLSHVVKSERLTLSAFYHLLLQLTHTLNDSRLYMLDEHQFLLHEDYMFMEGELEEGKIKICYVPFQAHSDQEKVSEQLYQLIVRLMPYVTELKGNGLQGVLQLCAGDHFRLSALNELLLELLTEHSLGGTPPQMHDMRKLQSFQAADHYSAQASISSVRQASGYQGQDSQASRLEATHGSHTRSAKGQALQAQSLREIHPMSHTIVSHQGNSQSENVNAPFQQADNAFALPIQSQYPQDHTPQQRKNLQPHKFAGSNEQEMRLPMDGSIAAGGSIFAAFDTPASEEEDNAPFSISDEDAVKKPVNPMYYWLGCLLASSVVWRFIYMDRPSSAGLILCTVITVVFVTLAYLLAKGIRLPFSVKNKSSEIDTGDPSSTRSGAKDWFAVKKKGEPREWWRWNNGGSPAAEAGHGPVNALVNEPALFESTNEVTRSRFQVHHPAVDHSNVAVEEGSEGSDASYYDSLKHNTQILSAAKVQATVLLSEMGQEMASSNAPNDSIAYLERCSPEGSVDTIPVGRGSFIIGRSNDVASYVEAGAGTSRAHVEISRSDSGYVVKDLNSMNGTLFQDEAMVPYKEYLLQEGDSFVIAKAKYTFHLRMPLH from the coding sequence ATGAAGGGGCTATCCAGAGATTTTATACATAATGACAGAGTGTTAATGATCGTAGAGAAGATGGGAGGCGTGGCAAGCAGCGACTTGAGCCAGGTTCAAGTAAACATGATCATGCATAACGAAATTCCGGGGCACTTGAGAATGCAAATTAGAGATATCGATGGAACAATTACATTCAGCTATGACATTACGGGACGTAAAATGCTCTCTCATGTGGTTAAAAGTGAAAGGTTAACACTTTCTGCATTTTATCATTTGCTATTACAGCTCACACATACTTTGAACGACAGTCGATTGTACATGCTGGATGAACATCAATTCCTGCTGCATGAGGATTATATGTTTATGGAAGGAGAGCTGGAAGAGGGAAAGATTAAGATTTGTTATGTGCCCTTTCAAGCACATTCTGATCAGGAGAAGGTCTCCGAGCAGCTGTATCAGCTGATCGTTAGATTGATGCCTTATGTTACTGAGTTAAAGGGTAACGGGCTGCAAGGTGTGCTGCAATTATGTGCCGGTGATCATTTTCGTCTGTCTGCGTTAAACGAGCTGCTGCTTGAATTGCTGACAGAGCATTCGTTAGGCGGCACACCGCCTCAGATGCATGACATGCGTAAGTTACAGAGCTTTCAAGCAGCTGATCATTATTCGGCACAAGCAAGCATTTCTTCAGTGCGACAAGCAAGTGGCTACCAAGGTCAGGATTCTCAAGCAAGCAGACTAGAGGCGACGCACGGCTCACATACACGGAGCGCAAAAGGGCAAGCCCTACAAGCACAGAGCCTACGAGAAATACATCCAATGTCACACACCATAGTGTCACATCAAGGAAATTCACAATCAGAAAATGTTAATGCTCCATTTCAACAAGCTGATAATGCATTTGCACTGCCTATACAGTCACAATATCCTCAGGACCATACGCCTCAGCAACGGAAGAACCTGCAGCCGCATAAGTTCGCTGGTTCGAACGAGCAAGAAATGAGGCTTCCTATGGATGGTTCGATTGCTGCAGGAGGCTCTATTTTTGCAGCATTTGATACCCCCGCCTCTGAAGAGGAGGATAACGCTCCGTTCTCAATATCAGACGAAGATGCGGTAAAGAAGCCCGTGAATCCAATGTACTACTGGCTTGGCTGTCTGCTCGCCTCATCGGTTGTTTGGAGATTTATTTACATGGATCGGCCATCATCTGCGGGATTAATTCTATGTACGGTGATTACCGTCGTATTCGTAACTCTTGCTTATTTATTGGCAAAAGGGATTCGTCTGCCTTTTTCAGTAAAAAACAAATCTTCGGAAATCGATACAGGGGATCCTTCATCTACACGATCAGGAGCAAAGGACTGGTTTGCCGTTAAGAAGAAGGGGGAGCCTCGCGAGTGGTGGCGATGGAATAACGGGGGAAGTCCTGCAGCGGAAGCCGGTCACGGGCCTGTGAATGCATTAGTGAATGAGCCGGCATTATTCGAAAGTACGAATGAGGTGACTCGTAGCCGATTCCAGGTGCATCATCCTGCGGTGGATCATTCAAATGTTGCCGTAGAAGAAGGCAGTGAAGGCTCTGATGCCAGCTATTATGATTCGCTGAAGCATAACACCCAGATCCTCTCTGCTGCAAAAGTACAGGCCACGGTGCTTCTATCTGAAATGGGACAGGAGATGGCCAGCTCAAATGCGCCGAATGACAGCATCGCTTATCTGGAACGCTGCTCACCAGAAGGGAGCGTGGATACGATCCCTGTTGGCAGAGGCAGCTTCATCATCGGAAGGTCCAATGACGTCGCCAGTTATGTGGAAGCAGGAGCAGGTACTTCCCGTGCGCATGTAGAGATCAGCAGATCGGATTCGGGGTACGTCGTCAAAGATTTAAATTCAATGAACGGGACCCTGTTTCAGGATGAAGCGATGGTTCCTTACAAAGAATACCTTCTCCAAGAGGGAGACAGCTTTGTTATAGCCAAGGCAAAGTATACTTTTCATCTGAGGATGCCGCTTCATTAA
- a CDS encoding TIGR01777 family oxidoreductase, with product MKYAISGGTGFIGSHLANLWQEQGHQVMIITRNADKARDAANRGISYVTWEQIKKDPSTLESLDGVVNLAGESLNQRWSDTAKQRILQSRLDSVHQLADVLDRLEYKPKVIIQSSAIGIYGTSDTEVYTEASSIEPVDFLSEVCVQWENAAKQRLNYSRLVIVRTGLVLGSKGAFPLMQLPYKLGVGGPMGSGRQYMSWIHIADMVRLIDFAVQQEQVSGPLNATTPHPVNNDTFGKTIGQVLHRPHWFPVPSFVLKTLLGEMSILILEGQQVLPEKAQKHQFTFKYPELIGAVKHELRS from the coding sequence ATGAAGTATGCAATCAGTGGAGGAACAGGATTCATCGGAAGCCATCTCGCGAATTTATGGCAAGAACAAGGTCATCAGGTTATGATCATTACCCGGAATGCAGATAAGGCGAGAGATGCTGCGAACCGCGGAATCTCATATGTCACTTGGGAGCAGATTAAAAAGGACCCCAGCACGCTGGAGTCCTTGGACGGAGTCGTTAATCTGGCCGGAGAAAGTCTGAACCAGCGCTGGAGCGACACAGCGAAGCAGAGGATTCTTCAGTCACGGCTCGATTCGGTTCACCAATTGGCTGATGTGTTAGATCGCTTGGAATACAAGCCGAAGGTTATTATTCAATCCTCCGCGATCGGCATATATGGAACCTCGGATACAGAAGTATATACGGAAGCTTCTTCAATTGAGCCTGTAGATTTCTTATCTGAGGTGTGCGTTCAATGGGAGAATGCAGCCAAACAGAGATTGAACTATTCCAGACTAGTTATTGTAAGAACCGGTCTTGTGTTAGGTAGTAAAGGCGCCTTTCCCCTCATGCAGCTTCCATATAAGCTAGGCGTAGGAGGACCGATGGGCAGTGGAAGACAGTACATGTCCTGGATTCATATTGCGGATATGGTGCGATTGATTGATTTTGCGGTTCAGCAGGAGCAAGTTTCCGGCCCACTGAATGCTACCACTCCTCATCCGGTCAACAATGATACGTTCGGCAAAACGATCGGACAAGTTCTCCATCGGCCCCATTGGTTCCCTGTACCCTCCTTTGTACTAAAGACGCTCCTGGGTGAGATGTCCATTCTTATACTAGAGGGACAGCAGGTTCTGCCGGAGAAGGCACAGAAACACCAGTTTACGTTCAAATATCCCGAGCTAATTGGAGCGGTCAAGCATGAGTTACGAAGTTAA
- a CDS encoding DUF2621 domain-containing protein, producing the protein MDILLLNSRLTLSAPSNWFMNSIAFWTFVLLGSMVVGGFFMFRKFLKVLPKADGKSKLDWQNHWVESSRHLWTEDAKAFLDELVQPVPGPFRDIAKHSIAAEIGKIALESGAAEVTRDHCIKGYIVATPSRDNKFLVHFLDKKQIDYQPYKHLMNK; encoded by the coding sequence ATGGACATTCTCTTGTTAAACAGTAGGTTAACACTGTCTGCTCCCAGCAACTGGTTCATGAACTCCATTGCTTTTTGGACCTTTGTCCTGTTAGGTTCTATGGTCGTTGGCGGATTCTTTATGTTTCGCAAATTTCTGAAGGTACTTCCAAAAGCCGACGGCAAATCCAAGCTCGATTGGCAGAATCACTGGGTCGAGTCCAGCCGGCACTTATGGACAGAGGATGCCAAGGCATTCTTGGACGAGCTGGTACAGCCGGTTCCAGGCCCCTTCCGGGATATCGCCAAGCACTCGATTGCCGCCGAGATTGGAAAGATCGCTTTGGAGAGCGGCGCTGCCGAAGTTACTCGAGATCACTGCATCAAGGGATATATCGTGGCGACACCTTCCAGAGATAATAAGTTCCTGGTTCATTTTCTCGACAAGAAGCAGATCGATTATCAGCCATACAAACATTTAATGAATAAATAA
- a CDS encoding deoxyribonuclease IV, with product MLKIGSHVSFSGKGLLTATEEAASYGSSSFMIYTGAPQNTRRKPMETMFIEEGKQAMLSGGFEDIVVHAPYIINLGSYKDNTYELAVSFLQEEIRRTHAIGVKNIVLHPGAFTDKDAEYGIQRIAEGLNEVLNGVRETDVNIALETMAGKGTEMGRSFEEIAQIIDKVEHNERLTICMDTCHIHDAGYDIVNDLDGVLEQFDRTVGLDRIAVVHINDSKNPTGARKDRHAPIGSGWIGYDTIHRIVHHELLAGRPFILETPWIGKDAKTQRPMYEAEIALLRGNVTERFGEAFWGDVEKLDHFFSGQDIHSRSFILDTWTVLKNDAKAKKADPREPLERLYDLAAGADLFPELSEEALNHRLIAWLAGKEAMVKA from the coding sequence ATGCTTAAAATAGGTTCCCACGTTTCTTTTTCAGGCAAGGGTCTGCTGACAGCTACGGAAGAAGCAGCAAGCTACGGTTCTTCATCGTTCATGATATATACAGGAGCTCCGCAAAACACACGCCGTAAACCAATGGAGACAATGTTTATCGAAGAAGGTAAGCAAGCCATGCTTAGCGGAGGCTTCGAGGATATTGTAGTTCATGCACCATATATTATTAACTTGGGTTCATACAAGGACAATACTTATGAGCTTGCGGTCAGCTTCCTGCAGGAAGAGATTCGTCGTACCCACGCGATTGGGGTTAAGAATATTGTTCTTCATCCAGGTGCCTTTACAGACAAGGATGCAGAATATGGCATTCAGCGTATTGCCGAAGGCTTGAACGAGGTGCTGAACGGCGTGCGTGAAACGGATGTCAACATTGCCTTGGAAACGATGGCAGGCAAAGGGACAGAGATGGGACGCAGCTTCGAAGAGATTGCACAAATCATTGATAAAGTTGAGCATAATGAGCGGCTGACCATATGTATGGATACTTGCCATATTCATGATGCCGGCTATGATATCGTGAATGATCTGGACGGTGTGCTTGAGCAGTTTGACCGCACAGTGGGATTAGACCGGATCGCTGTAGTGCACATCAACGACAGCAAGAACCCTACAGGTGCGCGGAAGGACAGACATGCTCCGATCGGCTCCGGCTGGATTGGTTATGATACCATTCATCGTATCGTGCATCATGAGCTGCTGGCTGGCCGCCCGTTCATTCTTGAAACGCCGTGGATCGGGAAAGATGCGAAGACGCAGCGTCCGATGTATGAAGCGGAAATTGCGCTGCTTCGCGGTAATGTAACAGAACGTTTTGGCGAAGCTTTTTGGGGAGATGTGGAGAAGCTGGACCATTTCTTCAGCGGACAAGACATTCATTCACGCAGCTTTATTCTAGACACATGGACTGTGCTTAAGAATGACGCCAAAGCGAAGAAGGCTGACCCGCGTGAACCGCTGGAGCGTTTATATGATCTTGCTGCAGGCGCAGATCTGTTCCCTGAGCTGTCTGAAGAGGCACTCAATCATCGCCTGATTGCCTGGCTCGCAGGCAAGGAAGCTATGGTCAAAGCATAG
- the purU gene encoding formyltetrahydrofolate deformylase, translating to MDIHTKNVPAHPAHEHPDRARMLISCPDAPGIVAAVSKFLFEHGANIVQSDQYSMDPDGGMFFMRVEFDLPQLKDRLPQLEADFGAIASQFRMEWKISSVSRRKKLAIFVSKEDHCLVELLWQWQAGDLDADIALVVSNHLDMKDYVESFGIPYHHIPVTPDTKKEAEQRQLEVIGADIDVIILARYMQIISPTFIEHYRNRIINIHHSFLPAFVGGKPYAQAYKRGVKLIGATAHYVTEELDGGPIIEQDVERVSHRDDVPELKRIGRNIERVVLARAVKWHVEDRILVHENKTVVF from the coding sequence ATGGATATTCATACTAAAAACGTACCCGCACACCCGGCACACGAACACCCGGATCGTGCTCGAATGCTGATTTCTTGTCCGGATGCCCCGGGAATCGTGGCCGCAGTCTCCAAATTTCTATTCGAGCATGGAGCCAACATCGTTCAATCTGATCAATATTCAATGGATCCGGATGGCGGCATGTTCTTCATGCGCGTAGAATTCGATCTGCCTCAGTTGAAGGATCGCCTTCCGCAGCTGGAGGCCGACTTTGGAGCCATTGCCTCCCAGTTCAGAATGGAATGGAAAATCTCCAGCGTAAGCCGCCGGAAGAAGCTCGCGATCTTCGTGTCCAAAGAGGATCATTGTCTGGTAGAGCTTCTCTGGCAATGGCAAGCCGGTGATCTGGATGCAGACATTGCGCTGGTTGTAAGCAATCATTTAGATATGAAGGATTATGTTGAATCCTTCGGTATTCCTTACCATCATATTCCGGTCACACCAGATACCAAAAAAGAAGCAGAGCAGCGTCAGCTAGAAGTGATCGGGGCCGATATTGACGTCATTATTCTAGCCCGTTATATGCAGATCATCTCGCCGACATTCATTGAACATTACCGTAATCGCATTATCAATATCCATCATTCCTTCCTTCCTGCATTTGTTGGCGGCAAGCCCTATGCCCAAGCTTATAAACGGGGAGTTAAGCTGATTGGAGCAACAGCGCATTACGTAACGGAAGAGCTGGATGGAGGACCGATCATTGAGCAGGACGTTGAACGTGTAAGCCATCGGGATGATGTTCCCGAGCTGAAGCGGATCGGCCGCAATATTGAACGTGTCGTGCTTGCGCGAGCAGTCAAATGGCATGTGGAGGATCGTATTCTCGTCCATGAGAACAAGACGGTTGTATTTTAA